From the genome of Sander lucioperca isolate FBNREF2018 chromosome 1, SLUC_FBN_1.2, whole genome shotgun sequence, one region includes:
- the cltb gene encoding clathrin light chain B isoform X4 has product MADNGAHTTEEDPAAAFLAQQESEIAGIENDGEGFGALEEAEVVQQSQPEPVANYDGFGEEPATVNGDMFQESNGPTDNYAAIAQVDIQRQEPESLRKWREEQKTRLEALDSASKAAEAEWREKAKKELEDWHVHQNEQMEKNKANNRASEEAFLAESNGDSPGSEWERVARLCDFNPKTNKQAKDVSRMRSVLISLKQTPLVR; this is encoded by the exons ATGGCTGACAACGGTGCACATACGACTGAAGAGGACCCAGCCGCAGCCTTCCTGGCTCAGCAGGAGAGTGAGATAGCGGGGATAGAGAACGACGGCGAAGGGTTTGGGGCTCTGGAAGAAGCGGAGGTCGTACAGCAGTCTCAGCCGGAGCCGGTGGCCAACTATG ACGGTTTCGGTGAGGAGCCTGCTACAGTGAATGGGGATATGTTTCAG GAGTCCAATGGCCCAACAGACAACTATGCAGCCATCGCCCAGGTGGATATTCAGAGGCAAGAGCCGGAGAGTTTACGCAAGTGGAGAGAGGAGCAGAAGACACGCCTTGAAGCATTAG ACTCAGCATCAAAGGCAGCAGAGGCAGAGTGGAGAGAGAAAGCCAAAAAGGAGCTGGAGGACTGGCACGTACACCAGAATGAGCAGATGGAGAAGAACAAGGCCAACAACAG AGCATCGGAGGAGGCTTTCCTGGCTGAGAGCAATGGCGACAGTCCAGGATCCGAATGGGAGAGAGTAGCCCGTCTCTGTGACTTCAACCCGAAAACCAACAAACAGGCAAAGGATGTTTCTCGAATGCGTTCGGTCCTCATCTCCCTCAAACAGACACCTCTAGTTCGCTAG
- the cltb gene encoding clathrin light chain B isoform X1 codes for MADNGAHTTEEDPAAAFLAQQESEIAGIENDGEGFGALEEAEVVQQSQPEPVANYDGFGEEPATVNGDMFQESNGPTDNYAAIAQVDIQRQEPESLRKWREEQKTRLEALDSASKAAEAEWREKAKKELEDWHVHQNEQMEKNKANNRLCPSLARIADKAFYKQPNSDVMGFVASEEAFLAESNGDSPGSEWERVARLCDFNPKTNKQAKDVSRMRSVLISLKQTPLVR; via the exons ATGGCTGACAACGGTGCACATACGACTGAAGAGGACCCAGCCGCAGCCTTCCTGGCTCAGCAGGAGAGTGAGATAGCGGGGATAGAGAACGACGGCGAAGGGTTTGGGGCTCTGGAAGAAGCGGAGGTCGTACAGCAGTCTCAGCCGGAGCCGGTGGCCAACTATG ACGGTTTCGGTGAGGAGCCTGCTACAGTGAATGGGGATATGTTTCAG GAGTCCAATGGCCCAACAGACAACTATGCAGCCATCGCCCAGGTGGATATTCAGAGGCAAGAGCCGGAGAGTTTACGCAAGTGGAGAGAGGAGCAGAAGACACGCCTTGAAGCATTAG ACTCAGCATCAAAGGCAGCAGAGGCAGAGTGGAGAGAGAAAGCCAAAAAGGAGCTGGAGGACTGGCACGTACACCAGAATGAGCAGATGGAGAAGAACAAGGCCAACAACAG ACTCTGTCCAAGTCTGGCACG GATTGCTGACAAGGCTTTCTACAAACAGCCTAACTCTGATGTTATGGGCTTTGT AGCATCGGAGGAGGCTTTCCTGGCTGAGAGCAATGGCGACAGTCCAGGATCCGAATGGGAGAGAGTAGCCCGTCTCTGTGACTTCAACCCGAAAACCAACAAACAGGCAAAGGATGTTTCTCGAATGCGTTCGGTCCTCATCTCCCTCAAACAGACACCTCTAGTTCGCTAG
- the cltb gene encoding clathrin light chain B isoform X3, with product MADNGAHTTEEDPAAAFLAQQESEIAGIENDGEGFGALEEAEVVQQSQPEPVANYDGFGEEPATVNGDMFQESNGPTDNYAAIAQVDIQRQEPESLRKWREEQKTRLEALDSASKAAEAEWREKAKKELEDWHVHQNEQMEKNKANNRLCPSLARASEEAFLAESNGDSPGSEWERVARLCDFNPKTNKQAKDVSRMRSVLISLKQTPLVR from the exons ATGGCTGACAACGGTGCACATACGACTGAAGAGGACCCAGCCGCAGCCTTCCTGGCTCAGCAGGAGAGTGAGATAGCGGGGATAGAGAACGACGGCGAAGGGTTTGGGGCTCTGGAAGAAGCGGAGGTCGTACAGCAGTCTCAGCCGGAGCCGGTGGCCAACTATG ACGGTTTCGGTGAGGAGCCTGCTACAGTGAATGGGGATATGTTTCAG GAGTCCAATGGCCCAACAGACAACTATGCAGCCATCGCCCAGGTGGATATTCAGAGGCAAGAGCCGGAGAGTTTACGCAAGTGGAGAGAGGAGCAGAAGACACGCCTTGAAGCATTAG ACTCAGCATCAAAGGCAGCAGAGGCAGAGTGGAGAGAGAAAGCCAAAAAGGAGCTGGAGGACTGGCACGTACACCAGAATGAGCAGATGGAGAAGAACAAGGCCAACAACAG ACTCTGTCCAAGTCTGGCACG AGCATCGGAGGAGGCTTTCCTGGCTGAGAGCAATGGCGACAGTCCAGGATCCGAATGGGAGAGAGTAGCCCGTCTCTGTGACTTCAACCCGAAAACCAACAAACAGGCAAAGGATGTTTCTCGAATGCGTTCGGTCCTCATCTCCCTCAAACAGACACCTCTAGTTCGCTAG
- the cltb gene encoding clathrin light chain B isoform X2, whose amino-acid sequence MADNGAHTTEEDPAAAFLAQQESEIAGIENDGEGFGALEEAEVVQQSQPEPVANYDGFGEEPATVNGDMFQESNGPTDNYAAIAQVDIQRQEPESLRKWREEQKTRLEALDSASKAAEAEWREKAKKELEDWHVHQNEQMEKNKANNRIADKAFYKQPNSDVMGFVASEEAFLAESNGDSPGSEWERVARLCDFNPKTNKQAKDVSRMRSVLISLKQTPLVR is encoded by the exons ATGGCTGACAACGGTGCACATACGACTGAAGAGGACCCAGCCGCAGCCTTCCTGGCTCAGCAGGAGAGTGAGATAGCGGGGATAGAGAACGACGGCGAAGGGTTTGGGGCTCTGGAAGAAGCGGAGGTCGTACAGCAGTCTCAGCCGGAGCCGGTGGCCAACTATG ACGGTTTCGGTGAGGAGCCTGCTACAGTGAATGGGGATATGTTTCAG GAGTCCAATGGCCCAACAGACAACTATGCAGCCATCGCCCAGGTGGATATTCAGAGGCAAGAGCCGGAGAGTTTACGCAAGTGGAGAGAGGAGCAGAAGACACGCCTTGAAGCATTAG ACTCAGCATCAAAGGCAGCAGAGGCAGAGTGGAGAGAGAAAGCCAAAAAGGAGCTGGAGGACTGGCACGTACACCAGAATGAGCAGATGGAGAAGAACAAGGCCAACAACAG GATTGCTGACAAGGCTTTCTACAAACAGCCTAACTCTGATGTTATGGGCTTTGT AGCATCGGAGGAGGCTTTCCTGGCTGAGAGCAATGGCGACAGTCCAGGATCCGAATGGGAGAGAGTAGCCCGTCTCTGTGACTTCAACCCGAAAACCAACAAACAGGCAAAGGATGTTTCTCGAATGCGTTCGGTCCTCATCTCCCTCAAACAGACACCTCTAGTTCGCTAG
- the higd2a gene encoding HIG1 domain family member 2A, mitochondrial has translation MAAATAPAVPEQTPKSSPPALVPFNFSEPPIIEGFNPLPRVKDETFKEKLIRKTKENPFVPIGCLGTAGALIYGLRAFNQGKTRQSQLLMRGRIFAQGFTVVAIIVGVFTTAVKSK, from the exons ATGGCGGCAGCTACAGCACCAGCGGTCCCTGAGCAAACACCTAAATCATCGCCACCGGCACTCGTGCcgtttaacttttctgagcccCCGATTATCGAAGGCTTCAACCCTTTGCCGAGAGTCAAAGATGAGACCTTCAAAGAAAAATTGATTAGAAAAACAAAGGAGAACCCTTTCGTCCCAATAG GTTGTTTGGGAACAGCAGGAGCGCTGATTTATGGCCTCCGTGCCTTCAATCAAGGGAAAACCAGGCAGTCCCAGCTGTTGATGAGGGGACGTATCTTTGCTCAAGGCTTCACTGTAGTTGCCATTATTGTTGGTGTCTTTACCACAGCTGTGAAATCCAAGTAA